ACGTCTCGCCGTCCCGAATGAAGCGTTCCGCGCCAGACGCGAGCTTAGCGTAGACGCCTTGTTCAAGCTGTGCAAAACGATGCTCGCCCGCAAATCGAAATGGCCGGCCGGACTAAAAGTGCTGGTCCGTCAGGCGTGGTCGGTGGACGGGAACGAAAAGGGGCTTTCGCCGCTTTCGGCGGCGACCGCGGCGCTGGCCAGAGTCATCGGACAGGAATACCGCCATCTGCAGGTCGACGTCGTCGACGTTTCGGACGATGTTCCGGCGACCGATGCGATGAACGAGCTGTTTGTTTACGGCGGCAAGTTTTTCCGCGCCGTTCGTCCGGCCGGCGTATTCACCCAAGAGCTGCGCCCTCACCGGATCGCCGAAATGGAGAAGCTGACGCTCGATACGGAAGCGGTCTATGTCATTACCGGCGGCCTCGGCGGCTTGGGATTGTCCATCGCCGGCCGACTGGCCGACAAAGGTATGGCCAAAATCGTGCTGCTCGGCCGCAGCCGCCTCGCTTCCCCGGAGGAATGGGAGGAGCTGGCTGCGTCCGGAGAAGCCAGGTACCGCGCGCTGACGGAGCTTAAACCGAGGCTTGCCAGCCTCGAATATATACCGGCGGACGCAGCCGACGGCCCGGCGATAGAAAGGCTGGGCGAAGAGCTGAAGGCGCGCTATGGCCGCATTGCCGGCGTATTCCATGCGGCGGGAGTAGCGGGCGACGGATTTCTGATGTTCAAGGAGGAGCAGCGCTATCAGGACGTAACGAGGCCGAAGCTGGAGGGGACGCTCGCGCTGCTGCGCCTGCTGCCCGAAGACGGCACCGGCTTCCTGGCCCTTTTCTCCTCGATTGCCGCGTTGACCGGCGGAGAGGGGCAGGGCGACTACAGCGCCGCCAACGCTTTCCTCGATACGCTCGCGGATGCGGGGCAACTAGCGGGCCGCCGTGTGATCTCGATTAACTGGCCGAGCTGGAAAGAAGTCGGCATGTCGGTCGATTTCGGCGTGGACGAAGAGAATAACCTGTTCCGCCCGATCGCCGTCGCCGATGCGCTCGACTGGCTCGAATGGCTGATCGTCCATCCGCAGCGCAGCATTATTCCCGGCACGTTGAACAAAGCCGCCGCAGTGGAGCTCGCCGAGGAGCTGCCGTTCCGGCTTGCCGCGGAATTCCGAGCGTCCGAATCCCGGGCGGGAGCGGCTACGGGCGGAGCGGGCGTGCCGGATGTGCGCATCAAGGGCTGCGCCGATCCGACGGATACGCAGCGCACGTTAGGGGCGATTTTCGGAGCGGTGCTCGGACTGAGTGAAATCGATATTTTCGCCAGCTTCCAGGACATGGGCGGCAACTCGCTGATGGCGACGCAGCTGTTGAAGCTGATCGATGAGCAGTTCCCGGGAACGGTGGACATCTCCGACCTGTTCTCGTATCCGTCAGTCGACGATCTGGCGATGTTCATCGACAGCAAACGTCCGGCTGCACCTGCTGCCGCAGGTAAGGAGCAGTCCGGCGATGCGGCGGAGCGCGAGCTGATGGAGCTTGTCGAGAAGGAGCTGGAAGGCAGCGAGTTTCTGGAGCTGTTCAAGGAGCGAAACGGGAGGTAAACGATGGCAGACGAGGCCATGACGATAAAAAAAGAGCTTGTCCGTTATTTGCTGGATCGTTTGAAGCGGAAGGAGCTGGACCCGGAGCAGGCGGTAGCTTTCATCAAGGAGCTGCAAAAGAGCTCTGCGAGCGAGCCGGAGCCGATCGCCGTGGTCGGTTTGTCATGCCGCTTTCCCGAGGCGGAGGACGCCGGGCAATTCTGGAGCAATTTGGCCACGGGCCGGCAATCGATCGGCCCGTTTCCGGCGAATAGGCTGGAGGATTTCCAGCGGATCAAAGACTACTCCGGAGAGCTGCGGAAGGGCGGATTTCTCGGATCGGTGGACTATTTTGACGCGGAGTATTTTAACATTCCGCCGCGTGCGGCGATGAACATGGACCCGTACCACCGCTTGCTGCTCGAGGTGTTCGTCGAGAGCTTCGAGGATGCCGGCTACCACCGCGGCCAGGTGCAGGGGCGGAACATCGGCATTTTCGTCGGCAACGACCATACGCATCGGATGCACGATTCTTATATTACGTACCTTCAGGACGAGGACTTTACGACGAGCATCGGCTCGTGGACGGGCGTGCTGGCCAGCCGGCTGTCGTATTTGCTCAATCTCCGGGGACCGGCGTTTGTCGTCGACAGCGGCTGTTCATCCGCGCTGCTCGCGCTGGACGCCGCCATCAAGTCGATCCGCGAGGGCGACTGCGAAGCCGCCCTTGTCGGCGGCGTCAATATCACGTTCGATCCGGTCTATTTCGCCAACGAAACGCAATCGCAGGACTACACCGTCCGCGCATTCGACAAGGACGCAAACGGCACCGTGTGGAGCGAAGGCGTGGCCGCCGTGTACCTCAAGCCGCTGTCCAAGGCGATGGAGGACCGCGACGAGGTGTACGGCATCATCCGCGGCATCGCGGTGAACAACGACGGGAAATCGAACGGCCTCACCGCCCCGAGCGCCCGCGCGCAGCAGGAGGTGCTGCTCAAGGCGTGGGAGAGGGCGGGCATTCATCCGGAAACGATCTCTTATATCGAAACGCACGGTACGGGCACCGGTCTCGGCGACCCGATCGAAATCAAGGGGCTGGCCGGAGCGTTCGCCAAGCACAGCGGCAAACGCCAGTTTTGCGCGATCGGCTCGATCAAGACGAACATCGGGCATACGGTCGGGGTGGCCGGCCTTGCTTCCCTGATCAAGGTCATGCTGTCCTTGAAGGAGCGCCAGCTCCCGCCGAGCCTTAACTTTGCGGTTCCGAATCCGCTGATCGACTTCATGAACAGCCCTGTCTATGTGCAGGACCGGCTGACGGCGTGGGAGCCGCCGGCCGGCGTGCCGCGCCGCGCCGGGATCAGCTCCTTCAGCCTTTCCGGCACGAACTGCCACCTGGTCGTGGAGGAGGCGCCGAATGCAAACCGGTCTGCCGAAGCGGCGGAGGGCTGGGTATATCCGCTCTCCGGTTATTCATATGAGCTGCTCGGCAAGACGGTTCAACGCCACCTGCAATTTTTGCGGCGGCGGCCGGAATTGCGGCTGGAGGATGCGTGCTTTACCGCGTCGACCGGCCGCGAGCACCTGAACGTGCGGGCTGCGGTGTGGTGCCACGACAGGAATGGGCTGATCGCCGGCCTGGAGGCACTCGCCGAAGCGCTTGCGTCTGCCGGGGCCGGAACGCCTGCCGTATACGAAAGCGAGCGATATACGTTTTGGCTGCCGAGCCCTGCCGCATCCGGCTCCGGGGCCGAGGCTGCGCTTTACGCGGAGGCCGCCGCGCAGGCGCAGGCGCGCCGGCTGACGTCCTCCGCGGCGCAAGCGGATGCCGGGCTGAGGGCGGACGCCTGGCAGCAGCTTGCCGCTCTGTACGTGCAAGGAACGGACATCGCGTTCGAGCCGCTGTTCGCGGGCACGGACGTCCGCCGCTGCTCCTTGCCGCCGCATATTTTCAACAATAAGCGTTATTGGGATGAGACGCCGCGCATTCGCAAGCGGCTGGAGGAGGAGCGCGGCGGATTGCCGGACGATGCCCCGCTGTGGTTGCAAGCCGAAGCGGCGGGTTCCCGCCTGCCGGAAGAACACGAGGCCGCAAGCGAAGCGGAGCGGTTTCTCGCCTGGATATGGTCCGAGGCGCTCGGTTATCCGGTCATCGAGCCGCAGGCGGATTTTTACAAGCTGGGAGGCGACTCCGTGGTCGGCCTGCGCATCGTTCAGGCGGTGAACGATGCGCTCGCGCTCGACATTCCGATTTCGGCGCTGCTGGAAGCGGAGAACTTCTCCGATTTTGTCCGGCGAACGGAAAGTGGCTACGGCCTGTCCGCTGCACTGGCGCAGGCCCGGCTTCAGGCTGCGCTGCAAAGACCGGACGTGCCGGAGCGTGCGGACGATTCGTCGCCGATTCCGCTGACGCCGGCGCAAAACCGGATGTTCCTTACGGCCCAGCTCATACCTCATTCGGTCGCTTACAACGTGACCGGAGTGATGAGGCTGGAGCCGCATGAAAACGCAAGCGAAGTCGAGCGCCTGATGCTCCGGCTGATTGAGCGCCACGGCAGCCTGCGCACTTCCTTCCATATGGAGGACGGCGTCCCCGTGCAGGTGGTGCATCCGAGGGCGGAATTCACCCTGGAACGCCGCGTTTTGCAAACGCGGGAGGGCATGTCCCGAATCCGGCACCTGCAGGAAGAATTGGGTTCGTTTATTCGGCCGTTCGACCTGGCAAAAGCTCCGTTGATGCGCGCATGCTTTTATCAATATGACGATGGAGATGCATATTTGGCGATCGATTTGCACCATATCGTTACGGACGGCAGTTCGATGGGCCTCTTGTTCGCCGACTATGCGGCGCTGGCCGAAGGCCGGGCGCCCGCTGCGCTGCCGCTGTCGTACCGCGATGCCGTCCTGGCTTTGCGCAGCCGTTTGGAAAGCTCCTCCATGGAGGGGCACCGCAGCTGGTGGATGGAGCAGTTTGCGGACGGCGTCCCCATGCTGAACCTGCCTACAGATAAGCCGCGCCCCGGCACAAAGGACTATATCGGCGCGCGGATTTTCCATACGATTCCGGCCGATCTTACGGCCCGGGCGAAGGCGATGGCGCAAAACGCCGGGGCTACGCTGTTTATGGCGTTAATGGGGGTTTTCCACAATCTTCTCGCGCGTCTCGGAGGGGACCGGGATATCGTGATCGGGACCCCGGTCGCCGGCCGGCCCGGAGCGAACTATCAGCAGGTGGTCGGGATGTTTGTCGGTACGCTGCCGATCCGGACGCGTTCCGAGGACGGGATGAGCTTCAGCGAATGGTTAAGCTCGCTGAAACGCACGATAACTCACGCTTTTGACCATCAGGAATATCCTTACGAATCGCTGATCGAAGATTTGCAGCCGGAACGCTACCCCGGCCGCAACCCGCTGTTCGACGTCTATTTCGCGCTGCAAAATATCGATATGGGCTTATCCGGCCCATCGGACCGCATCATCCCGTTCGAATCGGGAACGGCCAAGTTCGATTTGACGGTGGTTGCCCGGGAAACCCCGGAAGGCCTGCTCATGGAGTGGGAGTATGCAACCGGCCTGTATACGCAGGAAACGATCGAGCGGCTGGCCCGCCGCTTCGAACGCATGCTGGCGGCCGCGGCGGGCAATCCGCAGACGACCTTGGGCGAACTCGACCTGATGCTGGAGGGTGAACGCTCGCGGCTGCTCGAGGAATGGAACGATACCGCGACATCGTACCCCGGCGGCCGGGGGATCGTGCCGCTTTTCGAGGAGTGGGCGGAGATTCGCGGCAGCGAAACGGCGCTGCGGATGGACGGGCGGACGCTCAGCTATGAAGAGCTGAATGCAAGGGCCAATCGCATTGCGCGGGCCATTCTCGGCAACGGAGCGGAGCGCGGGTCGGCCGTCGCCCTGCTGCTGCAGCGCTCCTTTGACATGATTGCAGCTATCTTCGGCGTGCTCAAGGCGGGCTGCCATTACGTGCCGCTTGACGCGGAGAACCCTTCCGACAGGCTGTCGACTATCATCCGGGACAGCGGGGCAAACGTGCTCGTGACGCATCCGGAGGCGGAGTGGCACCCGGTATCGGAGGCGATGCCGGAGCTGGCCGTGCTCGATCTGAGCGGGCTGAACGACGAGCTGTCGGCCGGCAATCTCGGGCTTGCCTGCTCAGGAGACGATCTCGCTTACGCGATGTTTACGTCAGGTTCGACCGGCACGCCGAAAGGCACGTTGATCCGCCAAAAAAGCGTCATCCGGGTCGTGAAGGGCAACCCGTTTTTCACCTTCCGCCAGGACGATGTGCTGCTGCAGCTGTCCAACTATTCGTTCGACGGCTCGATCATCGACATTTTCGGCGCCTTGCTGAACGGCGCAACCCTCGTGCTGCTGCATAAGCGCGAGGTGATCGATATGGAGGCGCTCGGGCGCATTATTCGGGAAAACGGAG
The window above is part of the Paenibacillus hamazuiensis genome. Proteins encoded here:
- a CDS encoding non-ribosomal peptide synthetase; this translates as MADEAMTIKKELVRYLLDRLKRKELDPEQAVAFIKELQKSSASEPEPIAVVGLSCRFPEAEDAGQFWSNLATGRQSIGPFPANRLEDFQRIKDYSGELRKGGFLGSVDYFDAEYFNIPPRAAMNMDPYHRLLLEVFVESFEDAGYHRGQVQGRNIGIFVGNDHTHRMHDSYITYLQDEDFTTSIGSWTGVLASRLSYLLNLRGPAFVVDSGCSSALLALDAAIKSIREGDCEAALVGGVNITFDPVYFANETQSQDYTVRAFDKDANGTVWSEGVAAVYLKPLSKAMEDRDEVYGIIRGIAVNNDGKSNGLTAPSARAQQEVLLKAWERAGIHPETISYIETHGTGTGLGDPIEIKGLAGAFAKHSGKRQFCAIGSIKTNIGHTVGVAGLASLIKVMLSLKERQLPPSLNFAVPNPLIDFMNSPVYVQDRLTAWEPPAGVPRRAGISSFSLSGTNCHLVVEEAPNANRSAEAAEGWVYPLSGYSYELLGKTVQRHLQFLRRRPELRLEDACFTASTGREHLNVRAAVWCHDRNGLIAGLEALAEALASAGAGTPAVYESERYTFWLPSPAASGSGAEAALYAEAAAQAQARRLTSSAAQADAGLRADAWQQLAALYVQGTDIAFEPLFAGTDVRRCSLPPHIFNNKRYWDETPRIRKRLEEERGGLPDDAPLWLQAEAAGSRLPEEHEAASEAERFLAWIWSEALGYPVIEPQADFYKLGGDSVVGLRIVQAVNDALALDIPISALLEAENFSDFVRRTESGYGLSAALAQARLQAALQRPDVPERADDSSPIPLTPAQNRMFLTAQLIPHSVAYNVTGVMRLEPHENASEVERLMLRLIERHGSLRTSFHMEDGVPVQVVHPRAEFTLERRVLQTREGMSRIRHLQEELGSFIRPFDLAKAPLMRACFYQYDDGDAYLAIDLHHIVTDGSSMGLLFADYAALAEGRAPAALPLSYRDAVLALRSRLESSSMEGHRSWWMEQFADGVPMLNLPTDKPRPGTKDYIGARIFHTIPADLTARAKAMAQNAGATLFMALMGVFHNLLARLGGDRDIVIGTPVAGRPGANYQQVVGMFVGTLPIRTRSEDGMSFSEWLSSLKRTITHAFDHQEYPYESLIEDLQPERYPGRNPLFDVYFALQNIDMGLSGPSDRIIPFESGTAKFDLTVVARETPEGLLMEWEYATGLYTQETIERLARRFERMLAAAAGNPQTTLGELDLMLEGERSRLLEEWNDTATSYPGGRGIVPLFEEWAEIRGSETALRMDGRTLSYEELNARANRIARAILGNGAERGSAVALLLQRSFDMIAAIFGVLKAGCHYVPLDAENPSDRLSTIIRDSGANVLVTHPEAEWHPVSEAMPELAVLDLSGLNDELSAGNLGLACSGDDLAYAMFTSGSTGTPKGTLIRQKSVIRVVKGNPFFTFRQDDVLLQLSNYSFDGSIIDIFGALLNGATLVLLHKREVIDMEALGRIIRENGVNVLFMTTSLFNALVDTNLECLDNVRAVMFGGEAASARHVRKAFARLGPGRLINGYGPTETTVFAVTYTVDRLPEQDNIPIGRAMGNTHLYVLDGKLRLTPIGVPGELYIGGDGLAAGYLNRPELTAERFVPNPFRPGETMYKTGDLVVWSEDGLLRYMGRLDHQVKLRGFRIELGEIEAAAKRQPEVREAHAGIVGAEDKGSRNLALWIVPTGDIASFDTHDLRVKLARMLPDYMVPPFIVPLAAMPLNKNGKIDTVRLPAPAEEPQGTRRGPRNEREMLLAGIWSDVLGISQPGIDDNFFSLGGDSIKAIQVTARLQGTGYSLETADMFQYLTIETLAPRLKTEQAPEGEQGEVTGACLPNPIQTWYLRDGGRISQRFNQAMLICGKGEWNGSRLEAALDRLCRHHDALRLALSPDGELVLRTSTDDNLVYVAEMPADLSGRALEEFMIEVQGHIRLQNGPLVAAAAGSGPDGWRLFIAIHHIAVDVVSWGVLLEDLTVLMADPEAVLPLKTTSFAAWTRALNDWARTGGARNELPYWRSVARQARALPPLFPPVAVLRRDTVRAVHRIDGEVGLALCGEANRAYHTETVHLLLCVLSRALGAWRQAPAVLVQLEGHGRERFAPGLDVSRTAGWFTSAFPVLLDASGEPGEAVVAVKEAVRGVPRRGFGFGALRWLDAELAPEARADLESLQPAISFNYLGVQDLGAAGAGAGAEVTDVPGAVQKPGGMPGSSGRSEPDAADVRTEALPADITVDDEFASGWALDIVAAQTGQTLSLEFRYPRAMFDEGQFAEFLGMLGAAAREIAAYCTGKESGEKTASDFTAARLRQEELENILDDLTGGFS